In a single window of the Candidatus Poribacteria bacterium genome:
- a CDS encoding adenosine deaminase: protein MSINFVEALSTDNVTAMKAAPKTDVHSHAFLSTRLENLEHWLGHPLKHPPSKMKGLEGMMEYVNAVLSDHIITPESFKFVASSGVRDAIQDGVVVLEMSFDIRMAEYYPDALVGARMFLEALVEQCGAQIDLRPELGFPRTHANDPKLMALAHEAVELGIFQSIDLYSYEEACTPEAVKPLYRKAREAGMKRKAHVGEFGGAEEVRRTVELLDLDAVQHGIGAAESVEVMRWLSRNQIQLNVCPTSNVMLDAVPDLTSHPIRILFDNGVSVTINTDDLMIFGQSVSEEYRNLYRAGVFSAEELDSIRRASLEVLD from the coding sequence ATGTCTATTAATTTTGTCGAAGCACTTTCCACAGACAATGTAACGGCTATGAAGGCGGCCCCTAAAACTGACGTTCATTCCCACGCCTTCTTGAGTACACGATTGGAGAATCTGGAACACTGGCTGGGTCATCCCTTAAAGCACCCTCCTTCTAAGATGAAAGGACTTGAGGGGATGATGGAATACGTAAACGCGGTCTTATCCGATCACATAATAACCCCCGAAAGTTTTAAGTTTGTCGCATCCTCAGGCGTGCGCGATGCAATACAGGATGGCGTTGTTGTGCTCGAGATGAGTTTTGATATTCGGATGGCTGAATACTATCCAGATGCGTTAGTCGGGGCGCGGATGTTTCTTGAGGCGTTAGTTGAACAGTGTGGAGCGCAGATTGATCTGCGCCCAGAACTCGGTTTTCCTCGGACACATGCTAACGATCCAAAGTTGATGGCGTTGGCACACGAAGCCGTGGAATTGGGTATATTTCAATCCATCGATCTGTATAGTTATGAAGAAGCGTGTACGCCTGAAGCCGTGAAGCCGTTATACAGAAAGGCACGCGAAGCGGGGATGAAGCGCAAAGCACACGTTGGAGAGTTTGGGGGTGCAGAAGAGGTCCGACGGACGGTTGAACTCCTTGATTTAGACGCTGTTCAACACGGCATCGGTGCTGCAGAATCCGTTGAAGTAATGCGGTGGCTTTCGAGGAATCAGATACAGTTGAACGTGTGTCCAACAAGCAACGTGATGTTAGATGCTGTACCGGATCTCACCTCACACCCGATCCGCATCTTATTTGATAACGGTGTTTCGGTGACAATTAACACGGATGATCTGATGATATTCGGTCAGAGCGTCTCCGAGGAGTATCGGAATCTCTACCGAGCGGGCGTCTTCAGTGCTGAAGAATTGGACAGTATTCGGCGCGCGTCTCTTGAAGTTCTTGATTGA
- a CDS encoding isoleucine--tRNA ligase — translation MFEEVSSQFTFAEKEKQILEFWRKNDIFQKSMDVHKGDPPFVFLEGPPFANAPPGVHHVLARIMKDAVCRYKTMTGHYVHRKAGWDTHGLPVEYQVEKQLNITNKAELEAYGVQNFIEKCKENVFQYEQDWRQMTERIGFWVNLDDAYITLSNDYIESVWWVLRQAWDKELLYQGHKVQPYCYRCGTTLASHEVALGYQEVADPSIFVRFPLKNRENTYLLVWTTTPWTLPSNVAVAVGEDYDYVAVEESDGRHLILAKECIPSLFGDEPPQIVENYKGSDLQDWEYEPLFESGQHPEKSHYVVTGDFVTTTEGSGLVHIAPAFGQDDYEIGQKHGLPLVQLVGPDGRFVPEVKEVWAGEYVKDADPKIIENLDGRGLLFKAAEYTHQYPFCWRCDNPLLYYARESWFIKTTAIRDQMHQHNQQINWYPEHIKDGRFGNWLENNIDWGLSRERYWGTPLPVWVCADCGHQHCVGSIAELQELGTDVPDDIELHRPYVDEVVLACEKCDGTMYRVQDVIDCWFDSGCAHTAQWHYPFENKEMLEQAYPADFISEAIDQTRGWFYSLLATGTLLYDKPAYKNCLCLELIMGPDGQKMSKSRGNTIDPWTILNKQGADAMRWYMFTATTPWTPRAFKPDGIDEAMKKFMGTLQNVYSFFVMYANLEQVDVLRDAPPVSERATIDKWILSRLNTLIDRVRDEMENYHLTNAPRAIETFLDDLSNWYVRRSRDRFWGAETGPDKHAAYATLYEVLVTVAKLAAPFVPFLADELYRNLVCSLDTEAPLSVHLAKYPVADPALKDAQLEADMDFTREVISMGHAARNRSGIKTRQPLAEITLGGLSDAEKATVNRLADLIHDELNVKAIDFTEDLDAFAQVTLKPNFKVLGPKYGKGVQAIAKAFAAADAVALKAELEATGSLQVEASGETYTLERSEVDVQTQNREGFFVEADAKKFVALSTELTHELTLEGLAREFVNKIQNMRKEADFNVSDRIKLSLSDTSPLANEAFQAHQDYILRETLTTAVVDTPGESAFTLAQKLNGEPATLSVEQV, via the coding sequence ATGTTTGAAGAGGTATCCTCCCAATTCACGTTCGCTGAAAAGGAAAAACAGATCTTAGAATTCTGGCGTAAAAACGACATCTTTCAGAAGAGTATGGATGTCCACAAAGGCGATCCGCCCTTTGTTTTTCTGGAAGGGCCGCCCTTTGCGAATGCACCGCCGGGGGTACATCACGTCCTCGCACGTATCATGAAAGATGCAGTCTGCCGGTACAAGACGATGACAGGGCATTACGTCCATCGTAAGGCAGGCTGGGACACACACGGACTTCCCGTTGAATATCAGGTTGAGAAGCAACTCAATATTACAAACAAAGCCGAACTGGAGGCTTACGGCGTTCAGAACTTCATCGAAAAATGTAAGGAGAACGTCTTCCAATACGAGCAGGATTGGCGACAGATGACGGAACGCATCGGGTTCTGGGTCAATCTTGATGATGCCTATATTACATTGTCAAACGATTACATTGAAAGCGTCTGGTGGGTCCTCCGACAAGCGTGGGACAAGGAACTGCTCTATCAGGGACATAAGGTACAACCGTATTGCTATCGGTGCGGCACAACCTTAGCGAGCCACGAGGTCGCACTCGGTTACCAAGAGGTCGCCGATCCATCTATCTTCGTTCGCTTTCCGCTGAAAAACCGGGAGAATACCTACCTCCTCGTCTGGACGACGACCCCGTGGACGTTACCCTCTAACGTCGCTGTCGCTGTCGGTGAAGATTACGATTACGTCGCCGTTGAAGAAAGCGACGGACGGCATCTCATTCTTGCAAAGGAGTGTATCCCCAGTTTGTTCGGAGATGAACCGCCACAAATCGTCGAAAATTATAAGGGCAGCGACCTCCAAGATTGGGAATACGAACCCTTATTTGAGAGCGGACAGCATCCGGAAAAATCCCACTACGTCGTCACGGGTGATTTCGTAACGACGACAGAGGGGAGTGGCTTGGTTCACATTGCCCCCGCTTTTGGACAGGATGACTACGAGATCGGACAGAAACACGGTCTGCCGCTCGTGCAATTGGTCGGTCCCGACGGTAGATTTGTCCCAGAGGTTAAAGAGGTGTGGGCGGGTGAATACGTCAAGGACGCTGATCCAAAAATCATCGAAAACTTGGACGGACGTGGACTGTTATTCAAGGCTGCCGAGTATACCCACCAATATCCGTTCTGTTGGCGGTGTGATAACCCCTTGCTCTACTATGCCCGCGAATCGTGGTTCATCAAGACGACCGCCATCCGGGATCAGATGCATCAGCACAATCAGCAAATCAACTGGTACCCGGAACATATCAAAGACGGACGTTTCGGCAACTGGTTGGAAAACAATATCGACTGGGGGTTGAGTCGTGAACGCTATTGGGGTACCCCCTTGCCCGTCTGGGTATGTGCCGATTGCGGACATCAGCACTGTGTCGGCAGTATCGCCGAATTGCAGGAACTCGGGACGGATGTGCCGGATGATATTGAGCTCCATCGTCCTTATGTAGACGAAGTTGTTCTCGCCTGTGAAAAATGCGATGGCACGATGTATCGCGTCCAAGATGTCATTGATTGCTGGTTCGACTCGGGTTGTGCGCACACGGCGCAGTGGCACTACCCCTTTGAGAACAAAGAGATGCTGGAGCAGGCGTACCCTGCCGATTTCATCTCCGAAGCCATCGATCAAACCCGTGGGTGGTTCTACAGTCTTTTAGCGACGGGGACACTCCTCTACGATAAACCCGCCTACAAGAACTGCCTCTGTCTTGAACTCATTATGGGTCCCGACGGCCAAAAGATGAGTAAGAGTCGAGGCAACACGATAGATCCGTGGACAATTCTGAACAAACAAGGCGCAGACGCTATGCGCTGGTATATGTTCACCGCAACCACACCGTGGACACCCCGCGCTTTCAAACCAGACGGCATTGATGAAGCAATGAAGAAGTTCATGGGAACGCTCCAAAACGTCTATAGTTTCTTCGTCATGTACGCCAACCTTGAGCAGGTCGATGTCCTGCGAGACGCGCCGCCGGTTTCCGAACGCGCCACGATAGACAAATGGATTTTATCTCGTCTCAACACCCTCATCGACAGGGTGCGCGACGAGATGGAAAATTATCATCTCACGAACGCCCCGCGTGCCATTGAGACGTTTCTCGACGATCTCAGCAACTGGTATGTCCGCCGTTCCCGTGATCGCTTCTGGGGCGCGGAAACCGGACCCGACAAGCATGCCGCCTACGCCACGCTTTATGAGGTCCTCGTAACCGTTGCGAAACTCGCTGCCCCCTTCGTCCCGTTTTTGGCGGATGAACTCTATCGCAACTTGGTGTGTTCGCTGGATACCGAGGCACCTCTGAGTGTTCACCTTGCGAAATATCCCGTTGCGGATCCTGCTCTCAAAGACGCCCAGTTAGAGGCAGATATGGATTTCACGCGCGAGGTAATTAGCATGGGACATGCCGCTCGCAACCGTTCCGGCATTAAGACGCGCCAACCCTTGGCGGAAATTACCCTCGGTGGTCTCTCTGACGCAGAGAAAGCGACCGTGAATCGTTTGGCAGACCTCATCCACGATGAACTCAATGTCAAAGCGATCGACTTCACAGAGGATTTGGACGCTTTCGCACAGGTAACCCTCAAACCCAATTTCAAGGTATTGGGACCCAAATACGGTAAGGGTGTGCAAGCTATCGCCAAAGCATTCGCCGCCGCAGACGCAGTTGCGTTGAAAGCAGAATTAGAGGCCACGGGCAGCTTACAGGTTGAAGCGTCGGGGGAAACATACACCCTTGAGCGGTCCGAAGTTGATGTGCAGACCCAAAATCGGGAGGGGTTCTTTGTGGAAGCGGACGCGAAGAAATTCGTCGCATTGTCAACGGAGTTGACGCACGAGTTGACGCTGGAAGGCTTGGCGCGTGAGTTCGTCAATAAGATTCAGAATATGCGCAAGGAAGCCGATTTTAACGTCTCCGATCGGATTAAACTCAGTCTCAGTGATACGTCTCCGCTTGCGAATGAGGCGTTTCAGGCACATCAAGACTATATCCTCCGCGAGACCCTCACGACTGCAGTCGTAGACACACCGGGCGAAAGTGCCTTCACCCTCGCCCAAAAACTGAACGGCGAACCCGCAACCTTGAGCGTTGAACAGGTTTAG
- a CDS encoding SUMF1/EgtB/PvdO family nonheme iron enzyme: MQHGRKGLLSLFTLVLLLSCTRTEQQITPDKQQLPILTVDTVTQKGKASVVRITGGSLFTDRNWLNIGAGSGFFVEPDKIVTNMHVVARPGVIFAKLSDDETIWTVEGVTAFDIENDLVILKIAGEGVPLSLGNSGAVTKGETVYAIGYPGGGDYKLTEGIVWNSRYKDMWIQTTAETVKGNSGGPILNDRGEVIGISSRVSDFYSYAVPSDALKALFSQSARTEPLVTWYQQKRIRAYTYYARGQHKYQDNDDRAAILELNKSVELDPEFAYGYRVRGYVMSHYGDAIGKYEKNITKARRQHQAAIKNHTKAIELDSKNDESYHGRGHARSRYGKYEAEQANTTEARKQYQAAIKDYTKAIQLDSDDSTHYNGRGQVKRRFGQSNMKQGAFRKARKQYQAAIKDYTKAIQLNPNDSSHYNGRGWTQYLLGQLKTEQGKTSEAQKHYYAAISDSDKAVQLQIDNASAYHTRGVAKAALDAYNNAIEDFNTAIEHNSDFTETYNSRGKAKEALGQHEAAAIDFTRALQSLGHGTISAQELEKAATEMVKIPAGEFQMGSKELRYATPTHTVYLDEFYIDPYEVTNAQFKAFIAANPEWSKENIPGKYHNGNYLQLWNGNDYPNGKSNHPVVYVSWYAAMAYAKWKGKRLPTEAEWEKAARGGVADKRYVWGDSRDPGKANYGYYGRQTSPVGSYLPNGYGLHDMGGNVWEHCLDEFDKDFYRNSPKKNPIAGVPDIEALTENFTSVQTEHVSRGGSWNTPGPAHVASRGSDTPINTNSWLGFRCARSTPPQQDAQTITMPSIPD, translated from the coding sequence ATGCAACACGGTAGAAAAGGTTTACTCAGTCTATTCACTTTAGTGCTCCTCCTCTCATGCACGAGAACGGAGCAGCAGATCACTCCCGATAAACAGCAACTTCCAATACTGACAGTAGACACGGTAACCCAGAAAGGAAAAGCGTCTGTCGTCCGCATTACAGGTGGGAGTTTGTTTACAGACAGAAATTGGTTGAACATAGGAGCAGGAAGCGGTTTTTTTGTGGAGCCTGATAAGATTGTAACGAACATGCACGTTGTTGCACGTCCGGGTGTTATTTTCGCAAAACTCAGCGACGATGAAACCATCTGGACTGTTGAAGGGGTCACCGCATTTGACATAGAAAACGACCTCGTCATTTTAAAAATCGCAGGTGAAGGTGTGCCGCTCTCCCTCGGTAATAGTGGTGCCGTTACGAAAGGTGAGACTGTTTACGCTATAGGCTATCCCGGCGGTGGAGATTACAAACTCACGGAAGGCATTGTATGGAACAGCCGATATAAAGACATGTGGATACAAACAACAGCAGAAACTGTCAAAGGGAATAGCGGCGGTCCTATCCTAAACGATAGAGGCGAAGTCATCGGCATCAGTTCCCGCGTTAGTGACTTCTACAGTTATGCTGTGCCTTCAGACGCGCTTAAAGCACTGTTTTCTCAATCTGCCCGAACTGAACCGTTAGTGACGTGGTATCAGCAAAAACGGATACGTGCCTACACCTATTACGCGCGGGGACAACATAAATATCAAGACAATGACGATAGAGCCGCAATACTTGAACTCAATAAATCCGTTGAATTGGACCCGGAGTTTGCTTATGGCTACAGAGTGCGCGGGTACGTAATGTCCCATTACGGTGATGCTATCGGCAAGTACGAGAAGAACATCACTAAAGCTCGGAGACAGCATCAAGCGGCGATAAAGAACCATACCAAAGCCATCGAATTAGATTCTAAAAATGATGAAAGCTACCACGGACGCGGGCATGCGCGGTCTCGCTACGGTAAATATGAAGCCGAGCAAGCCAATACAACAGAAGCCCGAAAACAGTATCAAGCGGCGATAAAGGACTATACCAAAGCCATTCAGTTAGATTCAGACGATAGCACACATTACAACGGGCGCGGACAGGTGAAGCGCCGCTTTGGACAATCGAACATGAAACAAGGGGCATTTCGTAAAGCCCGAAAACAGTATCAAGCGGCGATAAAGGACTATACTAAAGCCATTCAGTTAAACCCGAACGATAGTTCACATTACAACGGGCGCGGATGGACGCAATACCTGCTTGGGCAACTAAAAACGGAACAAGGAAAAACCTCTGAAGCACAGAAGCACTATTACGCAGCGATATCGGACAGTGATAAAGCCGTTCAGCTCCAAATAGATAACGCCTCTGCCTATCACACTCGCGGTGTTGCAAAGGCGGCACTTGATGCGTACAACAACGCAATAGAAGATTTTAATACCGCCATAGAACACAACTCTGATTTCACCGAAACTTACAACAGCCGTGGAAAGGCAAAAGAGGCACTCGGACAACATGAAGCAGCAGCAATAGACTTCACGCGGGCACTGCAGTCTTTAGGGCACGGCACTATATCAGCACAGGAATTGGAAAAGGCTGCTACTGAAATGGTAAAGATTCCTGCAGGCGAGTTTCAGATGGGTAGTAAAGAACTCAGATATGCGACGCCTACACACACCGTTTATCTTGACGAATTCTATATTGATCCTTATGAGGTGACGAACGCGCAATTTAAAGCGTTCATTGCTGCGAATCCAGAGTGGAGCAAGGAAAACATCCCGGGCAAATACCATAACGGCAACTATCTGCAACTCTGGAATGGAAACGACTATCCCAACGGAAAATCCAATCATCCTGTTGTCTATGTGAGTTGGTACGCAGCAATGGCTTATGCCAAGTGGAAAGGTAAACGGCTTCCGACGGAGGCAGAATGGGAGAAAGCGGCACGCGGCGGCGTGGCAGATAAACGCTATGTATGGGGCGATTCGCGAGATCCAGGTAAGGCAAACTATGGGTATTACGGACGACAGACTTCACCTGTCGGCAGTTATTTACCGAATGGGTACGGCTTACATGACATGGGTGGGAACGTATGGGAACACTGCTTGGACGAGTTTGACAAGGACTTTTATAGAAATTCTCCGAAGAAAAATCCGATCGCTGGTGTTCCCGATATTGAGGCGTTGACGGAAAACTTTACGAGTGTTCAGACGGAGCACGTGTCGCGTGGCGGTTCTTGGAATACACCTGGCCCCGCCCATGTGGCAAGTCGCGGCAGCGATACACCTATAAATACGAACAGCTGGCTCGGATTTCGTTGTGCTAGGAGTACTCCGCCCCAACAGGATGCCCAAACCATTACTATGCCGAGTATCCCCGATTAG
- a CDS encoding adenylosuccinate lyase gives MELFEAVSPLDFRYYGGDDTFMKRLLPYVSEAGYVTYQAKVEAALVRTLANYGVCSAAIADEVEAAVDLVTAEEVYEEQSRIRHNIRSLVNVIRRKISPDARPYVHLFATSADILDTATSLRFKALTENVIIPDLVALEQQLIALAREHAETVQIGRTHGQHAEPTTFGYALALYVSRLGTRIEKIHEAGQNLRGQFSGAVGAFNGLALIHEHPEQIEADFLALLGLKPSDTHTSTQCVEPEFISDLAYQITAAYTVLANFADDMRHLYRTEIAEVGRKYNPQLVGSSTMPHKVNPEAYENIKSLWKAFVPRMQTVFMDSILEHQRDLTNSASSRFLTELFVAFHYAIYRLRRALDEMDVKADNMRRNLALSAEDTIAEPIYLLMAYYGFPDAYDHTRKLIGQVHETGKSLTTLLWEDETFRPFLNKLTEPQREALRDPTNYIGASVRRTHATCDEWEARIFKLPCGL, from the coding sequence ATGGAACTTTTTGAAGCCGTCAGTCCGCTGGATTTTAGATACTATGGCGGTGATGATACTTTTATGAAACGGTTGCTACCGTATGTTTCTGAGGCAGGATATGTTACATATCAGGCGAAGGTGGAGGCGGCGTTGGTGCGCACTCTGGCAAATTATGGTGTCTGTTCTGCTGCGATCGCTGATGAAGTCGAAGCGGCAGTAGACCTCGTAACGGCGGAAGAGGTCTATGAGGAACAATCCCGCATTCGGCACAATATCCGCTCACTCGTCAATGTGATCCGGCGGAAGATTAGTCCGGACGCGCGCCCGTATGTCCACCTGTTTGCGACTTCTGCGGATATCCTGGACACCGCAACTTCATTGCGGTTTAAAGCCCTCACCGAAAACGTCATCATCCCTGATCTGGTTGCCTTGGAACAGCAATTGATTGCCCTTGCGCGCGAGCACGCAGAGACGGTGCAAATCGGTAGGACACACGGACAACACGCGGAACCGACGACGTTTGGTTATGCGCTAGCACTCTATGTGAGTCGTCTCGGCACCCGAATTGAGAAGATTCATGAGGCGGGACAAAATCTTCGTGGTCAATTTTCAGGGGCGGTCGGTGCGTTCAACGGACTCGCACTGATTCATGAACACCCGGAACAGATCGAGGCGGATTTTCTCGCACTGCTCGGTTTGAAGCCGTCCGATACACATACCTCAACGCAATGCGTGGAACCGGAGTTTATCTCGGATCTGGCGTATCAGATTACGGCGGCATACACGGTGCTTGCGAACTTCGCGGACGATATGCGACACCTCTATCGGACTGAAATCGCAGAGGTCGGTAGGAAGTATAATCCGCAGCTGGTCGGCTCATCGACGATGCCGCACAAAGTGAACCCAGAGGCTTATGAGAACATCAAAAGCTTGTGGAAGGCGTTCGTGCCACGTATGCAGACTGTCTTTATGGATAGCATCTTAGAACATCAACGCGATTTGACGAATTCGGCATCAAGTCGTTTTTTGACGGAATTGTTTGTGGCGTTCCATTACGCGATCTATCGGCTTCGGCGTGCGTTGGATGAGATGGATGTCAAAGCGGATAACATGCGACGCAATCTGGCGCTGAGTGCGGAGGACACGATTGCGGAACCTATCTATCTGTTGATGGCGTATTACGGGTTTCCCGATGCCTACGACCATACCCGGAAGTTAATCGGACAAGTACATGAGACGGGAAAGAGTTTGACGACCTTACTGTGGGAAGATGAAACGTTTCGTCCGTTCCTCAACAAGTTGACGGAACCGCAGCGCGAAGCATTGCGAGATCCAACGAATTATATCGGTGCCTCGGTGCGGCGCACGCACGCGACCTGCGATGAATGGGAGGCACGGATTTTCAAGTTACCTTGCGGTCTTTAA
- a CDS encoding phosphodiester glycosidase family protein, which translates to MFDIAYLGRRCFRFIRRYPRTWTTIGFLLIFGIGIRLGQTVPFSKITDYFRSFADRERTDVTQSVARGVLHRQIQDNGMLTNILAVSPDVVDIRPYRALSAGIGTETLVSLARRHKALAAVNGGFFEMVGTFRGESVGALKIDGEWISEPEQGRAVIGFRTVDGKIEASIDRIALQQELVLSSGGTLPIDGMNRERGRNELVIYRSHFHGVTLTMPNGVEAVVRDDKVVGIHEGQGSSRIPVDGYVLSASGKKRGELLSHIAEGDTVQIRETIIPERVGDSKLWASFAHIVGGGPLLLQDGSAPSTQAYEQEGFDRAFHSFWHPRTAVGKKADGTLLFVTITGTEAGVRRGVMLSRLAELFLEWEATDALNLDGGNSSMLVIRDEVVSVKKKKAATRDTSEGKKTHVEKKVRAEKNAKTARGNRRIRPLPRQQGRAISDAILIFSRF; encoded by the coding sequence ATGTTTGATATTGCCTATTTAGGACGGCGATGCTTCCGTTTCATCAGACGTTATCCGCGCACGTGGACAACGATTGGCTTTCTATTGATCTTCGGTATCGGTATTCGGTTGGGGCAGACGGTTCCGTTCAGTAAAATAACCGATTACTTCCGCTCCTTCGCGGATCGTGAGCGGACGGATGTGACACAATCGGTTGCGCGGGGAGTCCTGCACCGACAGATACAAGATAATGGAATGCTGACGAACATCCTTGCGGTGTCGCCAGATGTCGTGGACATCCGTCCATACCGTGCGTTGAGTGCGGGGATCGGGACTGAAACATTGGTGTCGCTTGCGCGGCGGCACAAGGCACTCGCTGCGGTAAACGGCGGTTTCTTTGAGATGGTGGGTACGTTCCGTGGAGAGTCCGTGGGTGCCTTGAAGATCGACGGTGAGTGGATCAGCGAACCGGAACAGGGTAGAGCGGTGATCGGGTTCCGAACGGTTGATGGGAAAATTGAAGCGTCCATCGACCGGATTGCGCTGCAGCAGGAGCTTGTGCTATCGAGCGGCGGGACATTGCCAATTGACGGTATGAATCGGGAACGTGGCAGAAATGAATTGGTCATTTATCGTTCGCATTTTCACGGAGTGACTTTGACGATGCCCAATGGCGTAGAAGCCGTTGTGAGAGACGACAAGGTTGTCGGTATCCACGAGGGACAGGGGAGTTCGCGTATTCCGGTGGATGGTTATGTTTTATCTGCAAGCGGTAAGAAACGCGGTGAACTTTTATCGCATATCGCTGAAGGTGATACGGTTCAGATTCGTGAGACAATCATTCCTGAGCGCGTCGGGGACAGCAAATTGTGGGCAAGTTTCGCGCACATTGTCGGCGGTGGTCCGTTATTATTGCAGGACGGCAGTGCGCCTTCCACACAAGCATACGAGCAAGAAGGTTTCGATCGGGCATTTCACAGTTTCTGGCATCCGCGGACGGCTGTCGGTAAAAAGGCGGACGGGACGCTTCTTTTCGTGACGATAACGGGGACAGAAGCGGGGGTTCGGCGTGGGGTCATGTTGTCACGACTCGCGGAACTGTTTCTGGAATGGGAAGCGACGGATGCTCTTAATCTTGACGGTGGCAATTCATCGATGTTAGTCATTCGAGATGAAGTCGTGAGCGTGAAGAAGAAGAAAGCTGCTACGCGTGATACATCGGAAGGGAAAAAGACACACGTAGAGAAAAAGGTGCGAGCGGAGAAGAACGCGAAGACCGCCCGTGGGAATCGTCGAATACGTCCACTGCCGAGGCAACAGGGACGCGCAATTTCGGATGCGATCTTGATTTTTTCGCGCTTTTAG
- a CDS encoding DUF4159 domain-containing protein — translation MSINNRHPEPRKKSDAGNEHRKSISGMESKSAPLSRRSFFKGSVGLAAAAFTADQLISPAHAQWRFREYLPYDAAGDYHYGRYGRIYHHYPEMNPTGEKFTFVRLKYPGGDWYTNIVNHYYWQSDLKFTEELAKWTTIDVEVREHPQYVDIDDEGLFAYPFLFMTGHTGIRLSPQQIRKLREYFERGGFLHVEDCDARLNNYRGGLRPHIYQMMRQIYPEKNFERLEMSHPIYHTLYDHDEYLGGDKRIPDVCDYDEAIMDDDRVIVYFCPSDLNCAWEGRPCEPGGDEQRTWAFKQGINVVAYALTR, via the coding sequence ATGTCAATCAACAATAGACACCCCGAACCTCGGAAGAAATCGGATGCTGGTAACGAACATCGGAAATCCATATCGGGCATGGAATCGAAATCGGCACCACTGTCAAGACGCTCTTTTTTTAAAGGCTCTGTTGGACTTGCTGCCGCTGCATTCACCGCAGATCAGCTGATTTCGCCTGCACATGCCCAGTGGCGGTTCCGAGAATATCTCCCTTATGACGCAGCTGGGGATTATCACTACGGACGATATGGGAGGATTTACCATCACTATCCTGAGATGAATCCGACAGGCGAGAAATTCACGTTCGTGCGACTCAAGTACCCGGGCGGTGATTGGTATACGAACATTGTCAACCACTATTACTGGCAATCGGATCTGAAGTTCACTGAGGAGCTCGCTAAATGGACGACGATTGATGTCGAGGTACGTGAGCATCCGCAATATGTTGACATTGACGATGAAGGCTTATTCGCCTATCCGTTTCTCTTTATGACGGGGCATACTGGGATTCGGCTTTCCCCGCAACAGATCCGGAAGTTGAGAGAATATTTTGAACGGGGTGGTTTCCTCCACGTTGAAGATTGTGATGCTCGGCTCAACAATTATCGCGGCGGCTTGCGTCCGCATATCTATCAGATGATGCGGCAGATCTATCCGGAAAAGAATTTTGAACGACTGGAGATGAGTCATCCGATTTATCACACCCTCTATGATCACGATGAGTATCTCGGCGGTGATAAACGCATCCCTGACGTCTGCGATTATGACGAGGCAATCATGGACGACGATCGCGTGATTGTCTACTTCTGTCCAAGCGATCTGAATTGCGCATGGGAAGGCAGGCCGTGTGAACCGGGTGGTGATGAACAGCGGACGTGGGCATTCAAACAGGGGATAAACGTCGTTGCTTATGCATTGACACGTTGA